The genomic DNA CACATTCTTTTCAGCGTTTGTGAAGAGCCGGCTTGCAAGCTCTCGCGCCCGTCCCCGTGGGTCTGGTGCAGCGCAAATCGTTGCACTCACTGCAATTCGGGCTGCACCTGCCTCGAAAACCAATCCTAAATTTGAGAGATCGATTCCACCAATCGCAAACCAGGGAAGATTGGTCTCGGCAGCGACTTCACTTAAGAAATCCAAACCAGCGAAGTCAGTGAACTCTTTTGTTTGCGAGGGAAATGTCGGCCCGACTCCAAGATAATCGGCTCCTGCGTAGATCGCCTCTCTTGCCTGTTCGATGTTGTGTGTCGAAATCCCCACCAACATTTGAGAACCGACAATCTTGCGGGCGTCACCGACAGAAAGATCATCCTGCCCTAAGTGAACACCATCTGCGTGGCAAGCGGCTGCCAAATCGGGACGATCATTCATGATAAACAAAGCGTCTTGCTCATACGTCCACTCCCGAACCTCCTTCGCCATTTCGAGCAACTCCCGGTCAGTCCGCCGCTTCTCTCGCAGCTGAACAATGTCGACACCTTTGGCGATGGAATCACGGACAGTCGTTTCCAGCCCGTATCGGCAATCCTCCGCAGTCACCAAAAGATACAGCCGCCGATTCTTGAGCCGCTCCCGGCTGTTGAAATTGGTTTCGATCGCTTTTTCAATGGTATAGAAGCGATACCGCGACTGCTCAAAACGCTGGCTGAGATCCGCATCAATCAACTTGCTGTATTCCTCCAAGCTCCTCAGAGCTTCTTCGATCCGCTTCATGCTCGCACGAAGAACATCAACCGGCGTTCCGCGGTACGCTTCAGAAGGAGTCGAAGTGGTCGTGCCAACGTCATTCAAAGTGTCTCGGCAGGTTACCCACTTTTCCTGCGAAAGGTGTCTCAGAGTCTCGGTAACCAAATGACGAAGTTCTTTGAGTTCGCGGGACAGAAACGATTCGTTTAAACCGAACCGTACAAAGTCCTCGACCACCCGCATTCCTTCCCGGCATCGATTTGCAGAAGCATCGAGAATGCGAAAAAGAGTTGGCTCATCAACAACACCTGCGCCCGCCGGTTTCACCTGAATTTC from Thalassoglobus polymorphus includes the following:
- a CDS encoding thiamine phosphate synthase, with protein sequence MNDEPSSNFSDRKMTSGAQRILTQIRRRAAENKEDRPPLYEWLVQELLGEENRATEVLDLPTSTLGALQNHYSSDFSASEPFIFFEWQLTLLRHADRYAILSSVEAVTGTEHLLMSAMELDASTREVFAEHGVQLEDLVEKIALPDLEIGIDLEDEIQVKPAGAGVVDEPTLFRILDASANRCREGMRVVEDFVRFGLNESFLSRELKELRHLVTETLRHLSQEKWVTCRDTLNDVGTTTSTPSEAYRGTPVDVLRASMKRIEEALRSLEEYSKLIDADLSQRFEQSRYRFYTIEKAIETNFNSRERLKNRRLYLLVTAEDCRYGLETTVRDSIAKGVDIVQLREKRRTDRELLEMAKEVREWTYEQDALFIMNDRPDLAAACHADGVHLGQDDLSVGDARKIVGSQMLVGISTHNIEQAREAIYAGADYLGVGPTFPSQTKEFTDFAGLDFLSEVAAETNLPWFAIGGIDLSNLGLVFEAGAARIAVSATICAAPDPRGRARELASRLFTNAEKNVKM